A single window of Zea mays cultivar B73 chromosome 10, Zm-B73-REFERENCE-NAM-5.0, whole genome shotgun sequence DNA harbors:
- the LOC103640718 gene encoding putative disease resistance protein RGA4 translates to MADLALAGLRWTASPIVNELLTKASAYLSVDMVREIQRLEATVLPQFELVIQAAQKSPHRGILEGWLRRLKEAYYDAEDLLDEHEYNVLEGKAKSGKSLLLGEHGSSSTATTVMKPFHAALSRARNLLPQNRRLLSKMNELKAILTEAQQLRDLLGLPHGNTVEWPAAAPTSVPTTTSLPTSKVFGRDRDRDHIVDFLLDKTTTAQASSAKYSGLAIVGVGGMGKSTLAQYVYNDKRIEECFDVRMWVCISRKLDVHRHTREIMESAKKGECPHVDNLDTLQCKLRDILQESHKFLLVLDDVWFEKSDTETEWELLLAPLVSKQSGSKVLVTTRCETLPAAVCCEQVVHLKNLDDTEFLALFKHHAFSGAEIKDKLLHTKLEHTTEEIAKRLGQCPLAAKVLGSRLCRKKDIAEWKAALKLGDLSDPFTSLLWSYEKLDPRLQRCFLYCSLFPKGHRYEPNELVHLWVAEGFVGSCNLSRRTLEEAGMDYFNDMVSGSFFQLVSKRHYSYYIMHDILHDLAESLSREDCFRLEDDNVTEIPCTVRYLSVRVESMQKHKEIIYKLHHLRTVICIDSLMDNASIIFDQMLWNLKKLRVLSLSFYNSNKLPKSVGELKHLRYLDLTRTSVFELPRSLCALWHLQLLQLNGMVERLPNKVCNLSKLRYLRGYKDQIPNIGKLTSLQQIYVFSVQKKQGYELRQLKDLNELGGSLHVQNLENVIGKDEALASKLYLKSRLKELTLEWSSENGMDAMNILHLDVLEGLRPPPQLSKLTIKGYKSDTYPGWLLERSYFKNLERFELNNCSLLEGLPPDTELLQHCSRLLLLDVPKLKTLPCLPPSLTKLSICGLPLLTFVTKNQLEQHDSRENIMMANHLASKLSLMWEVDSGSSVRSVLSKDYSSLKQLMTLMIDDDISKHLQIIESGLEEGDKVWMKENIIKAWLFCHEQRIRFTYGRAMELQVVLPLGLCKLSLSSCNIIDEALAICLEGLTSLATLELEYNMALTTLPSEEVFQHLTNLDMLILSGCWCLKSLGGLRVASSLSILHCWDCPSLELARGAELMPLNLASNLSIRGCILAADSFINGLPHLKHLSIDVCRSSPSLSIGHLTSLELLDLNGLPDLCFVEGLSSLHLKHLSLVDVANLTAKCISQFRVQESLTVSSSVLLNHMLMAEGFTAPPNLTLLDCKEPSFSFEEPANLSSVKRLDFSLCEMESLPRNLKSLSSLESLHIGRCPNVASLPDLPSSLQRIAIWCCPVLKKNCQEPDGESWPKISHLRWKHIY, encoded by the coding sequence ATGGCCGACTTGGCCCTCGCCGGCTTAAGGTGGACAGCATCGCCGATTGTCAACGAGCTTCTTACTAAAGCTTCAGCTTACCTCAGTGTGGACATGGTGCGTGAGATCCAACGACTAGAAGCCACTGTCCTGCCACAGTTCGAGCTGGTGATTCAAGCGGCCCAGAAGAGCCCCCACAGGGGCATACTGGAGGGATGGCTCCGGCGTCTCAAAGAAGCCTACTATGATGCCGAGGACTTGTTGGACGAGCATGAGTACAATGTCCTTGAGGGCAAGGCCAAGAGCGGAAAAAGTCTCCTGTTAGGAGAGCATGGAAGCTCCTCCACTGCAACTACTGTCATGAAGCCTTTTCATGCTGCTCTGAGCAGGGCGCGGAACTTGCTCCCTCAAAACAGAAGGCTACTTAGCAAGATGAACGAGCTCAAAGCAATCCTGACAGAAGCCCAACAACTTCGAGATCTTCTTGGTTTGCCACATGGCAATACCGTCGAGTGGCCAGCTGCAGCACCTACCAGTGTTCCCACAACCACATCActtcccacttccaaggtttttgGTCGCGACAGGGATCGTGATCATATAGTAGATTTTCTTCTCGACAAGACAACAACTGCTCAGGCAAGCTCAGCTAAGTACTCGGGTTTGGCCATTGTTGGAGTAGGAGGAATGGGGAAGTCCACCTTAGCACAGTATGTCTACAACGACAAAAGGATAGAAGAATGCTTCGATGTCAGGATGTGGGTGTGTATCTCACGCAAACTTGATGTCCATCGTCACACAAGGGAGATCATGGAGTCTGCAAAAAAGGGGGAGTGCCCACATGTTGATAATCTCGATACTCTCCAGTGCAAATTACGTGATATACTACAAGAGTCACATAAATTCCTGCTTGTCTTGGATGATGTTTGGTTTGAAAAATCTGatactgagacagagtgggagctaCTCCTTGCTCCATTAGTCTCTAAACAGTCGGGGAGCAAGGTTTTGGTGACTACTCGATGTGAGACACTTCCGGCCGCTGTTTGCTGTGAACAAGTCGTTCATTTGAAAAACTTGGATGATACTGAGTTCTTGGCTCTCTTTAAACACCATGCTTTCTCTGGAGCAGAAATCAAAGACAAGCTCCTACACACGAAGTTGGAACACACTACAGAGGAGATTGCTAAAAGGCTTGGGCAATGTCCTTTGGCAGCAAAAGTTCTGGGTTCCCGATTGTGCAGGAAAAAGGATATTGCTGAATGGAAAGCTGCTCTAAAGCTTGGAGATTTAAGTGATCCCTTCACATCTCTGTTGTGGAGTTACGAGAAGTTAGATCCACGTCTCCAGAGGTGCTTCTTGTATTGCAGCTTGTTTCCAAAAGGTCATAGATATGAACCTAATGAGTTGGTTCACCTCTGGGTGGCAGAAGGATTTGTTGGTTCATGCAATTTGAGTAGGAGAACATTGGAAGAGGCTGGGATGGATTACTTCAATGATATGGTCTCTGGATCTTTCTTCCAATTGGTTTCTAAAAGACATTATTCATACTATATCATGCATGATATCCTTCATGATTTGGCAGAGTCACTCTCTAGAGAAGACTGCTTTAGATTAGAAGATGATAATGTGACAGAGATACCATGCACTGTTCGATATCTATCTGTCCGTGTTGAAAGTATGCAAAAGCATAAGGAAATTATCTACAAGCTACATCATTTACGCACTGTTATCTGCATCGATTCACTAATGGATAATGCAAGTATTATTTTTGATCAGATGCTGTGGAACTTGAAGAAGTTACGCGTATTGTCTTTGTCATTTTACAACAGCAACAAGTTACCTAAATCTGTTGGTGAGCTGAAGCACCTTCGGTATTTGGACCTCACCAGAACATCAGTGTTTGAATTGCCTAGATCATTATGTGCTCTTTGGCACTTACAACTACTTCAGCTAAACGGCATGGTGGAGAGGTTGCCTAACAAAGTTTGCAATTTAAGTAAGTTACGGTATCTGCGAGGGTATAAGGACCAAATTCCCAACATTGGCAAGCTTACTTCTTTACAACAGATATATGTCTTTTCTGTGCAAAAGAAGCAAGGATATGAGTTGCGACAGCTAAAGGACTTGAATGAGCTTGGCGGCAGTTTACATGTACAAAATCTTGAGAATGTTATTGGAAAGGATGAAGCCTTAGCGTCGAAGCTATATCTGAAAAGTCGCCTTAAAGAGTTGACACTTGAGTGGAGTTCTGAGAATGGCATGGATGCAATGAATATTCTGCATTTGGATGTTCTAGAGGGTCTGCGACCGCCACCCCAACTGAGTAAGCTCACAATCAAAGGTTACAAATCTGACACATATCCTGGGTGGTTACTTGAGCGATCCTATTTTAAGAATTTGGAACGTTTTGAGCTTAATAATTGCAGTTTGCTAGAAGGCTTACCACCAGATACAGAGCTCCTTCAGCATTGTTCTAGACTGTTGCTGTTGGACGTTCCAAAACTGAAGACATTACCATGTCTTCCACCAAGCCTTACAAAGTTGTCAATTTGTGGCCTCCCCCTGCTTACTTTTGTCACCAAAAATCAGCTCGAACAACATGACTCTAGGGAAAATATAATGATGGCAAACCACCTGGCATCTAAACTTTCATTGATGTGGGAGGTGGATTCAGGATCTAGTGTTAGGAGTGTACTGTCGAAAGACTATTCATCTCTTAAGCAGTTGATGACATTGATGATAGATGATGATATATCAAAGCATCTTCAAATTATTGAAAGTGGTCTAGAGGAAGGAGATAAAGTATGGATGAAAGAAAACATCATCAAGGCATGGCTCTTTTGCCATgagcagaggataagattcacttATGGAAGGGCCATGGAGCTGCAAGTGGTTCTACCATTAGGACTTTGTAAACTTTCCCTTTCGTCATGCAATATTATAGATGAAGCTTTAGCTATTTGCCTTGAAGGCCTCACTTCACTGGCAACTTTAGAATTGGAATATAATATGGCACTAACTACACTTCCATCAGAAGAGGTGTTTCAACATTTGACAAACCTTGACATGTTGATTCTAAGTGGTTGTTGGTGTCTCAAGTCACTGGGGGGCTTACGTGTTGCTTCATCTCTTTCCATTCTTCACTGTTGGGATTGTCCTTCTTTAGAGCTAGCACGTGGAGCAGAACTAATGCCGTTGAACCTTGCTAGCAATCTCAGCATCCGTGGCTGCATTCTTGCAGCTGATTCGTTCATTAATGGCTTGCCACATCTGAAACATCTTTCCATTGATGTCTGCAGAAGCTCCCCATCCTTGTCGATTGGCCACCTGACCTCCCTTGAATTATTAGATCTAAATGGTCTCCCTGATCTTTGCTTTGTTGAAGGCTTGTCTTCCCTGCACCTTAAGCACCTAAGTTTAGTAGATGTTGCAAACCTCACTGCCAAGTGCATCTCACAGTTTCGTGTCCAGGAATCGCTCACGGTTAGTAGCTCTGTATTGCTCAACCACATGCTAATGGCTGAAGGGTTTACAGCCCCACCAAATCTTACTCTTTTAGATTGCAAGGAGCCATCATTTTCATTTGAAGAACCTGCAAATCTCTCATCTGTCAAGCGCCTGGATTTTTCGCTTTGCGAAATGGAGTCCCTGCCAAGAAATCTTAAATCTCTCTCAAGTCTAGAGAGTCTTCATATAGGGCGTTGCCCCAACGTAGCATCTTTACCTGATCTGCCATCCTCCCTCCAGCGCATAGCTATATGGTGTTGTCCCGTCTTGAAGAAGAACTGCCAAGAACCTGATGGGGAAAGCTGGCCAAAGATTTCGCACCTTCGctggaagcacatctactaa